The Kwoniella shivajii chromosome 4, complete sequence genome segment GGGATGCAAATGTAGAAGTGGATATGCAGGTGTTGAATGTCAAAAGGATGACTATTCTATGTGAGTACCGGTCTCTCCGTCACGGTAGGATGTGCATGgcaagatggagatgagggAGAAGATACCGAGGAGAGAAAAAATGTGAGGAATTTGAGGTGGGAAAAGCACCGGAGGAATAAGAGGAATCAGAGGGGGACGATTGGATCACCAAAGACGACTATAGTCCATCAATCATCGAGATATGCTGACTCGCCCTTGATTACGCGAAGCCcgttcatcatcctcatcttctcaacttTGCTTCTTATCGCTATCGCAGGAGGTAGTATTGGACTCCTATACACAGTCGGAGAAACAAAGCTACCATCGACTTTGACGCTTGCTGTCGGAGGGGGAGCAATGAAGAGGGATTAGCACAGATCATTTGTCATCTGAAGTTCACGTGTAGAGAGTCGGATTTTAGCGATGTCCAACTATGCATGCGCTGTTGCCTTGTCCTTTTCAGGGCGACGAGATGTTTTATGTGATATTGGTCGATTGTGCATAATCTACAACGGGGAAAGATCTGGTTACACTTGAAGTTCTTTATGAACCTTTTTTATCCTACTTGCTTCTTGGCATCGCTTTCAATGACCATCTTTCTGACCTTTCAGAATCTCATTTTCCCTCCTGAGCTCTTTGATCACTGCCTAGACCAAAACATTCAATTCAGTTGACACGTTATGGTAGGAGCGACGCGTCACTCACCGCCAATGTGTCAGGATTAGCACCTTGTTCGATCATCCCTACACATATTGATAGAGTATTTTTGTCGAGACCTGTCATTATTGGATGATCAGCTATGTGTGCTCTAAACCCTCATGTCCAAACACAGGTGAATGACTGTCTGACCTGTTTGTAAGAGTTGCGACAAGTCATGTAAAGCTATTTTCGTTCCGTCAGtgaaaaatgaaaatacTCTGGTCACGGAACAAGAAAGTCTGTGAACACCTACAATCTATCGTCTCTCTAGCATTTTGGAGTCTAGCATCGTCTTGTGCTGAGGACATTCTATGAGCTCGGGCTATCAGAGTGATATGGTGTGCATAGGGTCAATTCTTTCTATGATGGGAtgtcatttcttctctttccagTGAGCCTTGTTGATTGCTCGACAGATGAGCGGTGATCGCCGTAGAACCAAGAACGTACTCTTTTGGCGAGGACGACATCATTCCGTTCATCCCATATGCCACtattttcttcctttttgtGATACCATTAACTAACTCCTTACGACGCACATCTTCCTTGAAACCATATCGAGAAAACAAACATTTGCTGAAATCACACCTGAAAACGAGCAAGCATCTGGTGAATCTGTACAACGGTCATCGTACATTTGACGAGATGCAATGAGGAAACGAAGAACTAAGAATCAGTGCAAGATTTTGGCGCAACATCAAACAACGAATGCATCTGTAAACAGTCATCAAAagtcaacctcaacctcaagtcCAAGTTCAAACTCaggctcaagctcaagtGAAAATACAAATCTAGACCTTGTATTAGACCCATCAGACACACACGCATCCGACTACGACTCATCTTCCGAAGATCTTATACCTATTATTCGTTCTCAGCCTCGACCTTGgtccaaatcatcttctttggcaAGATTGGTGAATTCTTCACCTTGGCCATTGGATCAGTTACTCAGAGGTAGCTTATGGATTCTGCATCAATTCTATCTGGAATTGTCAAGTATGGCAATCGGATTATCGAGTTGGTGGGGAGGAGGTGAAAGTAGTTTATCAACAAAGGTCGAATTGATGCCACTtgacaaagagaagaaggtcaaaagaagaagaagaaaagttgaGAATGACCATATCTACAAAACAGGTCAGTCGATTATAATATCCGTATGCTCAAAGTAGACGGCAGGTAGAATAAATGAACCCATAACTCGCAAGTCACCCGCTGTATAAgtatttgagctgatcaatccACTGGTTTATAGATTCAAACAATCATTTCCCAGGAATGGTAAATCTTTCCGGGACATTGTGTTACATGAACTCAGTGCTTCAAGTGAGTCGTTTCCCATGTTTTGAAACCTTTTCGAGAGCTATAACTTACTATTCCGCGGCAACATCTAAGGCGTTTGCGTCGATCACATCACTGGTCAATTATTTAGATAAAATACTAGAATTGGCTGTTGAGAGTGATACTCCTACTCCTGTAACCGATGCTTTATTGGACGTGATAcagggtgagtgatcgagCCAGACGTTTCCTTCACCCTCTTTAGCTGATTAAGCCGAGCCTGATTTGCTGTGACTTTTTCAGAGCTCAATACTCCACATCCCAGTTCCCCACCAGCTCTTCGTCCACATAACCTTCTGATCGCATtacatcctcttcctcaaattCGGCGTCTACTTTCTACTAGAGAACAGCAAGATGCCCATGAATTATTCATTGTTTTAGCAGAAGCAATATCAGATGAAGCTGTAAAAGTTGCTGGTGAGATAGCGAAGATACgtggattaggtgaaatCTTATCCCTTCAAAAATACACCAATGCGAAGAGAACAATGGGTGGAAgagctgatcttgaaggagctcagaaacgaaagaaaaTCAGAGGCGTAGCGCAACCTTGGGAAGGTCTGATGGCTAGAAGGAGGGTTTGTCAGAAATGCGGTTCAAGTGGAGAAGTCAGAATGGATCTTGTCGGTGGAATGGAGTTAGCGATTCCTTTgcatgtgagtgattctgTTTTTCTCACGTAAAGAATGGGAATAGTTTTACTGGTTCTCCAGCCAACCATCTCCCTCTTCTACGAATTCTGTGTGTTAACGGGAGTTTGCCTACCTAATAGGGCGATGTGACACTCGACTCGTGTATAGCTGAATACCTGTCCCCCGAGTACCTCTCTGATGTCACTTGCGAAGCGTGCTCCTTACGGTTTACACTATCGTACTACAAATCGGAAGTCGAACGGCTTTCATCTGCACCTAACGCTTCAACCGCGAAACCCAAATTAGAGGATAATCCTCCTACAGCGCTAGGATCATTCTCAGCTCTGGATGGTTTATCAACGctgtcttcatcatcagatgatAAAATGACGAATTCTCGTAGGAAACGTGCCCGAGACGCCAGAAGAGTCGAAAACAGATTACAAGAAATGCTAGATTCTGATTCGATAACGAATTTTGGCGAATCATTTATACCTCCAGCCGATGGTTCAGCAGGAACAACGCCAATACCGATTAAGTGGCAAACGGTAAGAACGAACTCAATTAGACAAAGTAGACTTACTCGTCCACCACAATCATTAAGATTATTGTTCATTAGATCTGAGTTTACACCTTACGGGGCTGTACTGAAGAAAACTGCCAGGGTCAACTTCCCGATGATATTAGATTTAACAAGATTCGTTTCTGATGGAATATGGGAGGAAAATCCTGATCtcaagaaaatgatgatatcaaatggACTCACAAATAATCACATGAATGGGGATATACCGACGTCTCAGTCATTATCCAATCGAAAACGGATATTATATAAATTAGAATCTGCTATATTACACTATGGGTATACTCATTCATCAGGACATTTCATCTGTCTAAGAAGAAAgccttctcctccttccatTAAGAGTGGAAATGAGACAGGATACAGGCCGAGAACTATAAACAAATCCTGTCAAGATGGATGTCGATGCGAGTCATGTTTATATTTCGGACCAGTTAGAGATGGTATAGAAAATAATCAACCTGGTAAAGGCTGGTTGAGAATTAGCGATGCGGATGTCGAGGAAGTAGGCGAAGAAGCTTTGTTAGAAAGCAGAGGTGCTGTGTTCATGCTGTTCTATGAGAAAGTTGGAGAATGCCAAGGATCTACTTCTATACCTCTACAAGAGGGTATCAGTGGCAGTGATTTGAGATCGGAAGGAGATGGGAACGTGAAGCTCAATAATGCTTCTCAAGTCATATAGGTCATCACCCAAGGCCGGCTGGACTCATATTTGAGTCTTGTGGGTAAGAAAGGCCATAGTAGCAAAAGGCATTATCGTTGGGTCAGTGTTGTAAAACTCGATTTGATAAACCCATAATCATTGCATGAGATATGTAGACCATTTATGTATTCAACCACAAATCTATATCTATCATCCGAGCGACAACGATCTGATTGCTGACCATTCTGGAGGCTACAGGGACATATGTCAGCACAGTCCAGTCATGAGATAGTGACTAAGACAAGGGTGAAACGTCACCTTTGCTTGACACTCACATCTAATCTTGTCTCGAAATGTAACCAATCTCCACTACCAGACGGTAATATACCCATTGTTGAACATTTGTATAAACCCAAAGCGAGACTATGAGAATTGGGATCGCGTTCAGTGAATGAAAAATAAGAGCATATCCAGTAATCCACTTACACTAATCCCTGACATGCTACATAAGCTATCATAGGTAATACCAGAGGCCCATAAGAGGGTTCAGCTATCTCATCGGatttcaaagatgaagaaggtgtcGATGTAGGTCGAAGGGATTCGAACGCTATGATTTGCAGTGTCGACAAGAATCAGCTTGAATGCTCGGATTGGTGGAGTATCCCCTCATATGACTGAAGACTCTACATTGAAGAGGAGAAGCGAGAAGGgggaagaatggaagaaaggtCGTCGGCGGAGGAGGAAGGCGGcagagagggagagagggcgagagggagagagggagagagggagagagggagagagggagagagggagagagggagagagggagagagggagagagggagagagggagagagggagagagggagagagggagagagggagagagggagagagggagagagggagagagggagagagggagagaatGAGATATTATGCTTACCCCTAAAAATGCTGAACACGGCAGTGATCGGCCCagtcagaagagaaaagatcatTGCCAAAGAGAAGATTTGGATTCCTGATCCCGAAAAATAAAGCATTACAGCTTGCATAGGAAGAGCCTTAGCCGGTCTATCATCAATTCGACTCATTCAGCTTTTTAACGGACTTTGTAGATGCTTAACAAGTCTTGGGAGTGAAATTCCAACTTACGCCAAAGCTAAATCCCATGCTCTACGTAACTTCAATTCTGTAGCTTTCTTATTTTGTTTAACTAAAGCATCGGAATCGATTTGAGCAGACTATTTTCACATCccagaaaatcaaaatcaatatTCTCAGTTGGAAGGTCACTCTGAAGGGCGCGGGGGGTAACACTTACTTTGGAAGATAACTGTTTCGAAGAAGCTGGAGGTAAGTATCCCGGTGGATTAGGGATGGAGTTGTTCCTGCAAAAGTTATCCGGAATACTACGTCAGCTAATTTTGTTGATGTCAACGTTCGCATATCAGCTCACTTTTGCTGAGGCACTGTGTAGTCGAGTCTGAATGTCATCTTGACTAAGATGTTGACTGTTTCCATCTGACTGTAATGATGGCTCTTTGTTACAGGTAGATGACAACTCGAACACGGTAGGACCAGGGGGAATAAGCTATTCGATAACGAAGGAGGTCACCGAGCGATGATTATCAgtctcaccttcacctgattgAAACATAAAGTCATGAGCCTGATGATGGAAGCGcgtccatcatcattatcgtGACGACATAGTGTAAAAGCTAAATGGCAACCTGGTGAAAGAGTTAACTTGCATTTCCACTTCATATACACgcattcttctttgatagacCCACCTCTCAACACTTTCTGCTATGCGACGGACGTACTCCCTACTTGCGCTGGCTTCCTTACTGCTAGCAGCTACAGCTCAGGAATTATCGTGCTCATCGGATAATGCAGATCCATGTTCAGTGCCATCTCCAGGTGGATTGTTCGTTTTCAGACAGCGCTTCGAACCTGATGTAGGAAGTGATTTTGGTTCTTGGGGAATAGATGGATTAGAAGTACTGGAGTGAGTCGGCCTTATTGGCAACCgcatttctttgattgaaggTAGCAAAGTAGATTGATAAAGTTATATAGTTGTACGACACAACAGACTCAAAATACGACACCTTACGCTCCAACTTATACCCACGAAGAAATCGCTTCATATTGTCTGAAATCGCCTTTATTcggaggtgaagaaggatataaTACCGCTGAAAGTGAATGGGCACAAAGTGAAGTCGGCGAAGGCGTGGAAGAAACTTGGGAAAGGACTGTAAGTCATCGGTTTCAGTGTTGTTAATTCATGCATGGCTGAACAGTTAATAATATTGCATTGGTGTATCTGGTAGTGGAATACAGCAGGAAGATTCATTTCTACATTCGATAAAACGTGTTTGAGTAGACCTTCAGTGGGAGCAGGGGTAAGTAGAAGGTTATGTCACCTATGCACCTTCAATTTATCTGGCTGCTTTAATCTCAGGTAGCGgaattcttcatcaccctcaGTAAACTTCAAAAGACTTTCACAACAGCTCAATTACTTTCAGAGGCCAACGTAGGTTGCTGATCCGAAACGATGTCATTTTGCATGGAACTGCGTTGATAGACAAGTACAGATTACGCCGTCCGAAGATGTCACGCATTCATTGAATGAATTGACGAGAGCGATATCTACAGGGGATCATAGACCTATCGTAAGTTTACGTTTCACTGCAGATATCTGGATGTCACCTGATATGTCACCTGATTAGGTGCAATGCGATAACGCAACACTTTCGTCTATACTCTGGCCAATACACGTCAGAGGTCGATTCGACTCTGGTTCGTTTGaagcttcaacttcattccAAAGAGAATCAAATTGTCCTTTAGAAGGAATTATGTATGTACATGTTAATCATTACCAAGATTCTATATTTAGGATACACGCGACTGATTACATGTGTTGAAATAGCTATCCACCATCTACAACATTACCTAAACCTACTGAATCAGCAGATAAAGAATGGGAACATCTCAGAAGACCACCTCCTAGACCGATAACGTTATCCCACGATGAGTCGAGATTGTACTATCGTCAAGAAACAGCTAGAGAAGATCCAGTGGGTAAACTTGGATTGAGGAAAGAaca includes the following:
- a CDS encoding mitotic-spindle organizing protein 1, translating into MSSAQDDARLQNARETIDSLHDLSQLLQTGLDKNTLSICVGMIEQGANPDTLAAVIKELRRENEILKGQKDGH